The nucleotide sequence GTTAGCCAATTACAGAGAATATCTTAAGATAACGGCGAGATTACACAGCATTACACACACAGGGAGGGAGATCTCTCACTATCGAGACGTTTCTTTAACTGTGtactttttatttatctgtTCGTCCGTTCGACCACTATTCAATTTTATCGTACAGTCTATATGACTATAtgtaaagaaaatgatataacTATTCCGGTTTTAATTAACAAGCCAAATCTTCACGGATTAAAAcgttaatatattttcttcacaaataataataaattgtgtTTCAATCTTTTGGTGGAAGATATATTTTTACTCAATACTACTAGCTAACACGTACGATCTTTTATTGCTCTGCACGTTTGGATAAAATGgcagttgtttttttttgtttttcatttttgttcaaaaaaatggCAGTTGTTTAAACGAACAAAATATGGTGTACTCGAGGCCCtttgttttaaaattcataTGCTGTCTTGACCACCCAACATACAATGCCACCGCTGTATCACACTGACTACGTCGGGTACGACAAATACAAGCCAGAGAGAACCATGTTTGTTGAAAGGAATTTTAAATCCAACTGGTGCAGTAATTAGAAGTTGAAAACGCATTAAAACACCGTCTCAAATTACAATGATACAGTAGTATCAACATGGTTTGCGAAAAAAAAAGCTAGAGGATATGGTTTAGTAATAGGAATTTCGTAAAGGACTTTCCTAACCGTCCTCTTCTCCAAGCCAAGATGCCATGTGGAACCAAGTTCACCTAATTGCGGTGTGAAAACAATATCACCGTCATGAATGCCCAACACGGAGGCGGAAGTGTTCATATAATCTTTAGAGTAACTTTGTGTCCAAGGTAAATGAAAAACTTTAGACGACCATTCCTCCTTGTTTTCCAAGATGCAAAACTCAACTGTGCAGTCCATTTTGACACGAGATATAAAAGCTAACTTCCCTTGAAAGTCTATTAGCTTAGACTCCCAGCGGAGATGATCATTGGGTTTCACAAGACTGAATACTTCAGTTTTGAGGTCAAAACTCACAACATGCGTAGTAATAGGGCGTGAGTAAGCTTTAAAGTATAAAACGCCATTTATGCATATACCACCCTGGCCACACGTGTGGGCACTCGTAACGGGATAAAGTTGAGGAGGCATGCCTTGTATCTTTCTCCACATGTTACCATCTTGTCCCACCGTCAAAACCCAAAACTGCAGATACGTACTTGGGCGTGTATTTGGGTATTCCCATATGCACAATACTTTGAACTGATCAAATATTGGGTCGTATCCTAAAACCAGTAACTCTGTCAAGTTGTCTCTTTCCACCAACATTATGTTTTGAGGTAAGCTTAGGGTTTGTCTCGTGGCCGGGTTACATATAAAAAGTTGATTATGTCCAATAGCGCACAACATCAAACCTCGGACCGGAGGAGACGTGAAAGATACATCAACTCCTCCACGGAATATCATATCATGTCGGGTTGGGGCTATAGCACAAGTCGATCGATGAGGCGCTGAGAAGAAAACAAGCGTGTTAGTTTTAAAGCAgcggaaaaaaaacaagagacgTGACCGACTCGAGGAACAAGACAAGCATGAGTCGACAAAGTTTCGACTATGGATTATCCTTGAAAACTCTTTCGATAAACACTTAAACTTCATAAGGCTCTTCACGGGCATCCTTGAGAGTATCTCTACCACGAGATCCATATGGATCCACATTCTTTCATCCTCTTCCATCTCCATAAGTTAGGTTGCAATATTAATTATGGTCGTACTATTTAGAACATAAATTATTTGAACGACTTGTGAGACTTTCCCTTATATACAAACCAGTAGATATACATCAATATTCCTTAAACTTATATAAGGAAGATTCACATTTATCTCGACAAcgattatatattgaaaataaaaactaattcaaTATTGGACGTAGGCATGGGACGTGGTATTAGAGTAGATAAGGGTTATCTTTCATTTGTCTTTATCTTGTTTAGCTAACGTAATCTCCAAGACTCCTTGGATTACAATCTTAACAACCTGATTACCTTGATGTATAAATATGTATTCTCCTAATGAATAGAATTATCAATTCTCAtattctacatggtatcagagcatctAATCCTAacctaaaattttttttccgccgctttcttccttctcttcttcttcttcttcctcttgcactcacgtttatcttcttcttctttgcccaacttcttcctttctctcatCATGTCTGAAGTATCCTCTACTTCCTCTAAATCAGCCCCTGTTTTCAATGTCTCAGAACCTCATAAGAAATTGATCTCACTCAACATGAGCAATATCACCAAACTGACTCCAACCAACTTCATCACCTGGCGTCTTCAAATCCGATCTCTTCTCGAAGCACATGAGCTTCATTGCTTCATTGCCGATGAAGACAACACACCACCGGCAACAATCAACACTGCCACCGCTGCTGATCAACCTAATCCCAACTTTGCTGCCTGGAAACGCCAGGACAAACTTCTGTTCAGTGTTCTGCTCGGATCTCTTTCACTTCCTGTTCAAGCAATTGTTGCTCGTGCCACCACATCCTCTGACATCTGGAAGACCCTCACCAACACTTATGGGAAACCATCTCGTTCTCATGTACGCCAAATCAAGGATCAACTCAAGGAATCTCACAAGGGAACCAAGACCGTGAGTGACTACATGCGTGGCATCATCGACAAGTCCGATCGTCTTGCGCTACTTGGTGACCCTTTACCTCATGAAGATCTGCTTGATTACATCACCAGTGGTCTTGGTAACGACTACAGAGCCATTGTTGAAATGGTTCAAGGTCGAGACACACCCATCGCCATTGATGAGCTGCATGAGAAGCTTCTCAACAGAGAGAATACTCTCAAAGCTGCAGGGCAAGGTGATTTCTCGATTCCTGCAACTGCTAATACGACACAATTTTCTCGTGGAGGTTCATCTTCTCGTGGTGGttacaacccgtcccgtggtgGTTATCGACCATCGCGACCCTATCTTGGAAAGTGTTAGATATGTGGAGTTCAAGGCCATGGTGCTAAGCGATGTCCACAGTACCATTCTCCATCACCGCAACAACCTTACCCTGCACCACAGTTCGATCAGTACCGTGGGcctgctccttcttcttcctggTCTCCGCATGCCCCTCATCTGCCTCTCCCTTCACCACAATGGCGACCACAGGCACATCACACCACAGGGAGCTCACACCCTGACTTGACACCTTGGTTGCTTGACAGTGTCGCATCTCATCACATTGCCAGTGACTTTAACAATCTGTCACTACAAACACCTTATACTGGCAATGACTCGGTCATGATTGGTAATGGCACAGGGCTTCCCGTTACTCACACTGGTTCTGTCTCGTTTCCCTCTCACTCGAAACCACTTCATTTGCAGAATGTTTTATGTGTACCNGGGTTATCTTTCATTTGTCTTTATCTTGTTTAGCTAACGTAATCTCCAAGACTCCTTGGATTACAATCTTAACAACCTGATTACCTTGATGTATAAATATGTATTCTCCTAATGAATAGAATTATCAATTCTCAtattctacatggtatcagagcatctAATCCTAacctaaaattttttttccgccgctttcttccttctcttcttcttcttcttcctcttgcactcacgtttatcttcttcttctttgcccaacttcttcctttctctcatCATGTCTGAAGTATCCTCTACTTCCTCTAAATCAGCCCCTGTTTTCAATGTCTCAGAACCTCATAAGAAATTGATCTCACTCAACATGAGCAATATCACCAAACTGACTCCAACCAACTTCATCACCTGGCGTCTTCAAATCCGATCTCTTCTCGAAGCACATGAGCTTCATTGCTTCATTGCCGATGAAGACAACACACCACCGGCAACAATCAACACTGCCACCGCTGCTGATCAACCTAATCCCAACTTTGCTGCCTGGAAACGCCAGGACAAACTTCTGTTCAGTGTTCTGCTCGGATCTCTTTCACTTCCTGTTCAAGCAATTGTTGCTCGTGCCACCACATCCTCTGACATCTGGAAGACCCTCACCAACACTTATGGGAAACCATCTCGTTCTCATGTACGCCAAATCAAGGATCAACTCAAGGAATCTCACAAGGGAACCAAGACCGTGAGTGACTACATGCGTGGCATCATCGACAAGTCCGATCGTCTTGCGCTACTTGGTGACCCTTTACCTCATGAAGATCTGCTTGATTACATCACCAGTGGTCTTGGTAACGACTACAGAGCCATTGTTGAAATGGTTCAAGGTCGAGACACACCCATCGCCATTGATGAGCTGCATGAGAAGCTTCTCAACAGAGAGAATACTCTCAAAGCTGCAGGGCAAGGTGATTTCTCGATTCCTGCAACTGCTAATACGACACAATTTTCTCGTGGAGGTTCATCTTCTCGTGGTGGttacaacccgtcccgtggtgGTTATCGACCATCGCGACCCTATCTTGGAAAGTGTTAGATATGTGGAGTTCAAGGCCATGGTGCTAAGCGATGTCCACAGTACCATTCTCCATCACCGCAACAACCTTACCCTGCACCACAGTTCGATCAGTACCGTGGGcctgctccttcttcttcctggTCTCCGCATGCCCCTCATCTGCCTCTCCCTTCACCACAATGGCGACCACAGGCACATCACACCACAGGGAGCTCACACCCTGACTTGACACCTTGGTTGCTTGACAGTGTCGCATCTCATCACATTGCCAGTGACTTTAACAATCTGTCACTACAAACACCTTATACTGGCAATGACTCGGTCATGATTGGTAATGGCACAGGGCTTCCCGTTACTCACACTGGTTCTGTCTCGTTTCCCTCTCACTCGAAACCACTTCATTTGCAGAATGTTTTATGTGTACCTGAAATGCAGCGAAATCTCATTTCAGTTAACAAATTATGCAAAACCAATAATGTCATGGTTCAACTTTGTCCATATGTTTTTCAGGTGAGGGACCTACACACGGGGATAACACTTCTCAAAGGCAAGGCCAATGAGGGGGTGTATGAGTGGCCTCTTTCTGCTTCCAAACCTTTTGCTTCAGCTTTCTCAACAATAAAGTCGTCTCCTTCGGACTGGCATTCTCGTTTAGGACACCCAAACAACCAAACACTTCGCCTTATGTTAGCTAAATTTTCATTACCAAGTTCTTCTTCGGTTTCTACTTCATTGTTTTGCAATTCATGTTctatcaataaaagtcacaagcTTCCGTTTTCAACCTCTTCTCTCACTTCCAGTCGTCCATTAGAGCTTCTCTTCTCAGACGTCTGGACATCCCCTGTTATGTCTATTGATGGATACAAGTATTATGTCATCTTTGTCGATCACTACACTCGCTATACTTGGCTCTATCCCCTCAAAACGAAATCTCAACTTGCTCAAATATTTCCTGTTTTTAAATCACTAGTCGAAAACCGATTCAA is from Camelina sativa cultivar DH55 chromosome 20, Cs, whole genome shotgun sequence and encodes:
- the LOC104772086 gene encoding F-box protein At1g30790-like, whose protein sequence is MEEDERMWIHMDLVVEILSRMPVKSLMKFKCLSKEFSRIIHSRNFVDSCLSCSSSRSRLLFFFRCFKTNTLVFFSAPHRSTCAIAPTRHDMIFRGGVDVSFTSPPVRGLMLCAIGHNQLFICNPATRQTLSLPQNIMLVERDNLTELLVLGYDPIFDQFKVLCIWEYPNTRPSTYLQFWVLTVGQDGNMWRKIQGMPPQLYPVTSAHTCGQGGICINGVLYFKAYSRPITTHVVSFDLKTEVFSLVKPNDHLRWESKLIDFQGKLAFISRVKMDCTVEFCILENKEEWSSKVFHLPWTQSYSKDYMNTSASVLGIHDGDIVFTPQLGELGSTWHLGLEKRTVRKVLYEIPITKPYPLAFFFANHVDTTVSL